One stretch of Thalassovita sp. DNA includes these proteins:
- a CDS encoding c-type cytochrome produces the protein MLRASLLSSLLLMASPLLGGEFFTLSGHGGPIKGIAVGPEGRIATASFDNSVGLWQGDQPHWLEAHEAAVNTVAFVDADTLISAGDDFAVYRWDLTTGQGQRLGQHQGKVMSLAVAPDGLSVASASWDGSIGIWSLSGAAPQFLTGHAGAVNDVAFSEDGTQLYSASADGSVRLWDLSTASLKAQLVAGGFGINTLALNEAEGWLAYGAVDGVTRVIDPESRALVKDFTLERRPILAMATDPEGRYLAVGDGHGYISLLDSRDWSLLVDFRATTRGPIWALAFSRDGQNIHAGGLDEQLFSWPIDGPKGDKMTVGDKPFLQGIQSASAGEHQFNRKCSICHSLTDDSQRRAGPTLKNLFGRPAGAVPGYIYSETLRNSAIIWGAETVDALFDLGPEVYIKGTKMPMQRITNPQDRAALIAFLRSHSEPKE, from the coding sequence ATGCTGCGCGCCTCTCTTCTGTCGTCTTTACTGCTTATGGCCTCGCCCCTTCTGGGGGGCGAGTTCTTCACGCTGTCGGGCCACGGCGGCCCGATCAAAGGCATTGCGGTAGGACCAGAGGGGCGGATTGCCACGGCCAGTTTCGACAATTCGGTTGGCCTGTGGCAGGGCGATCAACCACACTGGCTGGAGGCGCATGAGGCCGCGGTGAACACAGTGGCCTTTGTTGATGCGGATACCCTGATTTCTGCCGGGGATGACTTCGCCGTTTATCGCTGGGATCTGACAACGGGGCAGGGCCAGCGTTTGGGCCAGCATCAGGGCAAGGTGATGTCATTGGCTGTTGCGCCAGACGGCTTGAGCGTTGCCTCGGCCAGTTGGGATGGCAGCATCGGTATCTGGTCCCTGTCGGGTGCTGCGCCGCAGTTTCTGACCGGCCATGCCGGGGCGGTCAATGATGTGGCGTTTTCTGAGGATGGCACGCAGCTTTATTCAGCCTCCGCCGACGGGTCGGTCCGGCTATGGGATCTCAGCACCGCCAGCCTGAAGGCACAGCTGGTTGCTGGTGGATTTGGCATCAACACCCTGGCTTTGAATGAGGCGGAGGGCTGGCTGGCCTATGGTGCCGTGGATGGCGTCACCCGTGTGATCGACCCTGAGAGCCGCGCTTTGGTCAAAGACTTCACGCTCGAACGCCGCCCGATCCTTGCCATGGCCACCGATCCAGAGGGCCGCTATCTGGCGGTGGGGGATGGCCATGGCTACATCTCACTGCTCGACAGCCGTGACTGGTCCCTTCTGGTTGATTTCCGCGCCACCACCCGCGGCCCGATCTGGGCGCTGGCCTTCAGCCGGGATGGGCAAAACATCCATGCTGGTGGCTTGGATGAGCAGCTGTTCTCCTGGCCGATTGATGGGCCGAAGGGTGACAAAATGACAGTTGGTGACAAACCGTTCCTGCAAGGCATCCAAAGTGCCTCAGCCGGGGAGCATCAATTCAACCGCAAGTGTTCCATCTGCCACAGCCTGACCGATGACAGTCAGCGCCGTGCCGGGCCAACGCTTAAAAATCTGTTCGGCCGTCCCGCTGGGGCCGTGCCGGGCTATATCTATTCCGAGACCCTGCGCAATTCCGCCATCATTTGGGGGGCTGAAACCGTCGATGCGCTTTTTGATCTGGGGCCAGAGGTGTATATAAAGGGGACGAAAATGCCCATGCAACGTATCACCAATCCCCAGGATCGAGCGGCACTCATCGCGTTTCTGCGCAGCCATTCGGAGCCCAAGGAGTAA
- a CDS encoding sigma-54 dependent transcriptional regulator, producing MNTPTNLTVPEQSEFGIGLAQASVLVVDDEPGIRNFIVKILGPMVGRVEQADSAANASKLLDANHFDIVILDNIMPGTTGLEWLREQRKLGFFADVILITAFADMDTAIEAMRAGVVDFVLKPFRSNQIINAVARCVDRVNLRRENYLLKFELASGNTAARERMLGSSSALQDIRNTLERAAPLMTPVMFTGETGTGKEIAARALHAMSERAGKPFVPINCATISPDVIENELFGFVHDSGPNQRARQDGLFLNANGGTLYLDEIAELPLSIQAALLRVIEHRKIRPVGSLREVPLDLRFIFATNADLEKAVAEGRFREDLYHRIKVLKIEMPALRKRAMDIKELTLMFIQQISRALGIEPLPLNEGVLLNLSRYDWPGNVRELRNVVEQSLIQGEWPAEFASSEPGKEVEAVDSLQEVERRHILTVLEACNGNRAEAARRLGVSRKTIDRKCAMWNG from the coding sequence GTGAATACACCGACGAATTTAACTGTCCCCGAACAGTCTGAGTTCGGGATTGGCCTCGCGCAGGCTTCGGTTCTGGTGGTCGATGACGAACCGGGGATCCGTAACTTCATCGTTAAAATTCTGGGCCCGATGGTGGGGCGCGTGGAACAGGCGGACAGCGCCGCCAATGCCTCCAAGCTGTTGGATGCAAACCACTTTGATATTGTCATCCTCGACAACATCATGCCCGGCACCACCGGTCTGGAATGGCTGCGTGAACAGCGCAAGCTGGGCTTTTTTGCTGATGTGATCCTGATCACCGCTTTTGCGGATATGGACACGGCCATCGAGGCGATGCGCGCGGGCGTGGTGGATTTTGTGCTGAAACCCTTCCGCTCCAACCAGATCATCAACGCAGTTGCGCGATGTGTGGACCGGGTGAACCTGCGTCGTGAAAACTACTTACTGAAATTCGAACTGGCGTCGGGCAACACCGCCGCGCGTGAACGGATGCTGGGCAGCTCTTCGGCGTTGCAGGACATTCGCAACACGCTGGAACGCGCTGCCCCATTGATGACGCCGGTGATGTTCACTGGTGAAACCGGCACCGGCAAGGAAATCGCCGCCCGTGCGCTGCACGCGATGTCGGAACGGGCTGGCAAACCCTTTGTGCCGATCAACTGTGCAACGATCTCCCCCGATGTGATTGAAAATGAACTGTTCGGCTTTGTGCATGACAGTGGTCCCAATCAGCGGGCGCGGCAGGACGGGCTGTTTTTGAACGCCAATGGCGGCACGCTTTATTTGGATGAAATCGCTGAATTGCCGCTTTCCATTCAGGCGGCACTGTTGCGGGTGATCGAACATCGCAAGATCCGCCCGGTTGGCTCCCTGCGTGAGGTCCCACTGGATCTGCGGTTCATTTTCGCCACTAACGCCGATCTGGAAAAAGCCGTGGCCGAGGGGCGGTTCCGCGAAGATCTGTATCACCGCATCAAGGTCCTGAAGATTGAGATGCCAGCACTGCGCAAACGGGCGATGGACATCAAGGAACTGACGCTGATGTTCATCCAACAAATCTCCCGCGCGTTGGGGATTGAGCCGCTGCCGCTCAATGAAGGGGTGTTGTTGAACCTGTCGCGCTATGACTGGCCGGGCAATGTGCGTGAGCTGCGCAATGTGGTCGAACAGTCCTTGATCCAGGGCGAGTGGCCCGCTGAATTTGCCAGTTCTGAGCCCGGCAAAGAGGTGGAAGCGGTGGACAGCCTGCAAGAGGTGGAGCGCCGTCATATCCTGACCGTGCTGGAGGCCTGCAATGGCAACCGGGCCGAGGCGGCGCGGCGGCTGGGTGTCTCGCGCAAGACCATCGACCGCAAATGTGCGATGTGGAATGGCTGA
- a CDS encoding sulfurtransferase TusA family protein, translated as MSDSLAKDASCFAVGLARCRMDRLNRSTYVGAMSETLEIDALGLLCPLPVLRLRKRIQGLPAGSKVTVLADDPAALIDIPHFCNESGHSFQGAEALDGGGEGKAPHRYALITV; from the coding sequence GTGTCAGACAGTTTGGCCAAAGATGCCTCCTGTTTTGCGGTGGGATTGGCGCGCTGTCGCATGGACAGGCTCAACCGCAGCACCTATGTTGGCGCCATGAGCGAGACATTGGAAATTGATGCGCTGGGGCTGTTGTGCCCGCTGCCGGTTCTGCGGCTGCGCAAACGTATTCAAGGCCTGCCTGCTGGGTCGAAAGTGACTGTTTTGGCCGATGATCCGGCCGCCCTGATCGACATCCCGCATTTCTGTAACGAAAGCGGCCACAGCTTTCAGGGCGCCGAGGCGCTGGACGGCGGCGGCGAGGGCAAGGCCCCGCATCGCTACGCGCTGATCACCGTTTGA
- a CDS encoding formate dehydrogenase subunit gamma, whose protein sequence is MRALLWIFLCLSLALPLTTPVAAQDATQDTTPTAAAERSATGGAQTLEDILARQRGEKIQDDFRRNATGDPDSAAAISAQLGTLGGVSDAEVFRALRYGTADINASARGPVSHLIIQDSGMAWLQFREGPMTTYGGYLMLAMFGLLVLFYLIRGKIRIDGTKTGRTVERFNGIERFAHWLLAVSFILLGITGLITLLGRKFLIPLIGKDAFAPIAIAGKWVHNNISWAFMLALAMVIVLWIKHNIPNRTDIKWVMQAGGLFSKGLHPPAKKFNAGQKVIYWIVAVFGISISMSGLALLFPFELSFFAKTFQIANMTGLPEIIGYGRLPEELTPYQEMQLSQLWHGIVAFGFMTVIIAHIYLGSVGMEGAFDAMGSGQVEAQWAKEHHSLWYDEVKDKETGADKSGGQVPAE, encoded by the coding sequence ATGCGCGCCCTTCTCTGGATTTTCCTATGCCTTTCGCTGGCACTGCCCCTGACCACCCCGGTCGCGGCGCAGGATGCCACGCAAGACACTACCCCGACAGCTGCCGCTGAACGTTCCGCAACCGGTGGCGCTCAGACCCTCGAAGATATCCTTGCCCGCCAGCGCGGTGAAAAGATCCAGGATGATTTCCGCCGCAACGCCACTGGCGACCCCGACAGTGCCGCGGCAATCTCAGCGCAGCTGGGCACGCTTGGCGGCGTTTCCGATGCCGAAGTGTTCCGCGCCCTGCGCTACGGCACCGCAGATATTAACGCCTCGGCCCGTGGGCCGGTCAGCCACCTGATCATTCAGGACAGCGGCATGGCCTGGCTGCAATTCCGCGAAGGTCCGATGACCACCTATGGCGGCTATCTGATGCTGGCGATGTTTGGCCTGCTGGTGCTGTTCTATCTAATCCGCGGTAAGATCCGCATCGATGGCACTAAAACCGGCCGCACGGTGGAACGGTTCAACGGCATTGAACGTTTTGCCCATTGGTTGCTGGCGGTTTCCTTCATCCTTCTGGGCATCACCGGGCTGATCACACTGCTGGGGCGCAAGTTCCTGATCCCGCTGATCGGCAAAGATGCCTTTGCCCCGATCGCCATTGCCGGGAAATGGGTGCACAACAACATTTCCTGGGCCTTCATGCTGGCGCTGGCGATGGTCATTGTTCTGTGGATCAAACACAACATTCCCAACCGCACGGACATCAAATGGGTCATGCAGGCGGGTGGTCTGTTTTCCAAAGGCCTGCACCCGCCCGCCAAGAAGTTCAACGCTGGCCAAAAGGTGATCTACTGGATCGTCGCGGTCTTCGGCATTTCGATCTCCATGTCCGGTCTGGCGCTCTTGTTCCCGTTCGAACTCTCCTTCTTTGCCAAGACGTTCCAGATTGCCAACATGACAGGCCTGCCGGAAATCATCGGTTATGGCCGCCTGCCCGAAGAGCTGACCCCCTATCAGGAAATGCAGCTTTCCCAGCTGTGGCATGGCATCGTCGCCTTTGGCTTCATGACCGTGATCATCGCGCATATCTACCTCGGCTCCGTCGGGATGGAGGGCGCCTTTGACGCCATGGGCTCTGGCCAGGTGGAGGCGCAATGGGCCAAGGAACACCACAGCCTCTGGTATGATGAGGTGAAGGACAAAGAGACCGGCGCGGACAAATCCGGCGGTCAGGTTCCTGCTGAATAA
- a CDS encoding cache domain-containing protein, which produces MADAVSDHPAVAQQGPRNRRRRVSVRVRLLAIALLPTVFIMPIFFIITAINWSARFDNLLIAKVNGELTIAQQYLSRIVESRQLQVQSLGDSRQFSIAVERGGAEALQALLDAQRDALGLDFLYVLNPRGVVISSPDFVQTDTLEHWPVVGSALQGKSAAAIDLFSGEELKQMSPILASRARIRLVPTQAAVPTDRTEETRGMFVHTAAPISLPNGQGALVGGVLLNRNLNFIDTINDLVYPTASLIEGTVGTATLFLDDVRVSTNVRLFQDQRALGTRVSAAVREAVLDEGRTWLDRAFVVNDWYISAYQPITDSMGERVGMLYVGFLETPFRTAKFKTLLTFAAAFVVIVLLSVPLFLRWARQIFRPIERMQGTINRVEEGDLGARTGVENRGDELGRVAEQMDSLLDQIQDRDRELNNRVAERTRELREANNRLEATTKQLLVSEKLAAVGEIAAGIAHEINNPMTVIQGNLDLIRSEIGPQAEGLKTEFRLIDEQVHSVFLIVNKLLQFTRPDEYAGEVESHHPDEVIEDSIPLVQHLLNKVDIDLYLRLNATRYLGINRTELQQVLINLIVNAIHAMPDGGDLLLRADDMDREGNPGVQIVVQDSGDGMEADVLARVFDPFFTTKQGEGTGLGLSISRKIVLRYGGHMHADSSPGTGTRFTIWLPQEGT; this is translated from the coding sequence ATGGCTGATGCGGTGTCAGATCACCCGGCCGTAGCACAGCAGGGGCCACGTAACCGCCGCCGGCGGGTTTCGGTGCGGGTGCGGTTGTTGGCGATTGCGCTGCTGCCGACCGTGTTCATCATGCCGATCTTTTTTATCATCACCGCGATCAACTGGTCGGCGCGTTTTGATAACCTATTGATTGCCAAGGTGAACGGGGAACTGACCATTGCGCAGCAATATCTGTCGCGCATCGTCGAAAGCCGTCAGTTGCAGGTGCAAAGCCTTGGCGACAGTCGGCAGTTTTCCATCGCGGTGGAGCGTGGGGGGGCTGAGGCACTTCAGGCCTTGCTGGATGCCCAGCGTGACGCGCTTGGCTTGGATTTCCTCTATGTGCTGAACCCGCGTGGTGTGGTGATTTCCTCGCCGGATTTTGTCCAGACCGACACGTTGGAACATTGGCCGGTGGTGGGCAGTGCCCTGCAGGGCAAATCCGCAGCGGCGATTGATCTGTTTTCCGGTGAAGAGCTGAAGCAGATGTCGCCGATTTTGGCATCGCGGGCGCGGATCCGGCTGGTGCCGACACAGGCGGCTGTGCCCACAGACCGCACCGAAGAAACCCGCGGGATGTTTGTGCACACCGCCGCCCCGATCAGCCTGCCAAACGGGCAGGGGGCGCTGGTCGGGGGGGTCTTGCTGAACCGCAACCTCAACTTCATCGATACGATCAACGATCTGGTTTACCCGACCGCCTCCTTGATTGAGGGCACAGTGGGCACCGCGACGCTGTTTCTAGATGATGTGCGTGTGTCGACAAATGTGCGGCTGTTTCAGGATCAGCGGGCGCTGGGCACGCGGGTCTCGGCCGCAGTGCGCGAGGCCGTTCTGGACGAAGGGCGCACCTGGCTCGACCGGGCCTTTGTGGTGAATGACTGGTACATCTCGGCCTATCAGCCGATCACCGACAGCATGGGGGAACGGGTTGGCATGCTCTATGTCGGGTTCCTTGAAACGCCTTTCCGCACCGCCAAATTCAAGACCCTGCTGACCTTCGCCGCCGCATTTGTGGTGATCGTGTTGCTGTCGGTTCCACTGTTTCTGCGTTGGGCGCGCCAGATTTTCCGCCCGATTGAGCGGATGCAAGGCACCATCAACCGCGTGGAGGAGGGTGACCTGGGCGCACGTACCGGCGTTGAAAACCGTGGCGATGAACTGGGGCGCGTGGCGGAACAGATGGACAGCCTGCTGGATCAGATCCAGGACCGCGACCGCGAATTGAACAACCGCGTCGCTGAACGCACCCGCGAGTTGCGCGAAGCCAACAACCGGCTGGAGGCGACCACCAAACAGCTGTTGGTCTCGGAAAAACTGGCGGCGGTTGGCGAAATCGCAGCCGGGATTGCCCATGAGATCAACAACCCGATGACCGTAATTCAGGGCAATCTGGACCTGATCCGGTCTGAAATCGGCCCGCAGGCGGAGGGTCTGAAGACCGAGTTCCGACTGATCGACGAACAGGTGCATTCAGTCTTTCTGATCGTCAACAAGCTGTTGCAGTTCACCCGGCCTGACGAATACGCCGGTGAGGTTGAAAGCCACCACCCCGATGAGGTGATTGAGGATTCCATCCCACTGGTCCAGCACCTGCTGAACAAGGTTGATATTGATCTCTACCTGCGCCTCAACGCGACGCGTTATCTGGGGATCAACCGGACTGAGCTGCAGCAGGTGCTGATCAACCTGATCGTCAACGCCATCCACGCCATGCCTGATGGCGGTGATCTGCTGCTCAGGGCAGATGACATGGACCGCGAAGGCAACCCCGGTGTGCAGATCGTGGTGCAGGACAGCGGTGATGGGATGGAGGCCGATGTGCTGGCGCGGGTGTTTGATCCGTTCTTCACCACAAAACAGGGCGAAGGCACTGGCCTGGGCCTGTCGATCAGCCGCAAGATCGTATTGCGCTACGGCGGCCACATGCATGCCGACAGCTCGCCCGGCACCGGCACGCGGTTCACCATCTGGTTGCCGCAGGAGGGCACCTGA